A window of the Archocentrus centrarchus isolate MPI-CPG fArcCen1 chromosome 17, fArcCen1, whole genome shotgun sequence genome harbors these coding sequences:
- the LOC115796285 gene encoding target of EGR1 protein 1-like: protein MASSLVVPVIDVQNDNFKELWPAMVVAIKTASFVALDTELSGLGNRKSLLAESIEDRYKAICHAARSRSILSLGIACYKKLDQKPADTYLVQVYNLTLLCSEEYIIEPQSVHFLVQHGFDFNKQYSRGIPYCKGNNKGGADDRGVHIRALFTELLRARKPLVLHNGLIDMAFLYQSFYAHLPERLATFTADLSEMFPAGIYDTKYITEFELRLAASYLEYAYKKCKLDNDRSVDSKMTGSHVHLEFCRYAGHMSTYVDYRECPAVASTEGQTDICQRFSAFGWCPNGTQCPLSHDTDRIILQDEKNKEDKRKKRNRQREKKRSGAEGPSIFDGAPENKMPNVEVDPKNTPGHQQGTPAKLGPDIVPAIHYDGNTPQNEGKSLETASKGNSVCGDSTHSNNSATQNDSNTKSGESGTGAGREKFDGHSAWIDAQKKNADAGTHRAGFDAFMTGYIFSYSCTFIRKEEAREGDKEQKEEEEQSWIPTCLNKVYLSGKAVPLNVVKSTFSKSSKAHMQKMEMVWGGRM, encoded by the exons ATGGCATCTTCACTGGTGGTTCCTGTCATCGATGTCCAGAATGACAATTTTAAAGAGCTTTGGCCTGCTATGGTCGTGGCTATTAAAACGGCGTCCTTCGTTGCACTGGATACG gagTTGAGTGGTCTTGGAAACAGGAAGTCGTTGCTGGCTGA ATCCATAGAGGACCGATATAAAGCTATTTGTCATGCAGCTCGGTCTCGTTCTATCCTCTCCTTGGGAATTGCCTGCTACAAGAAACTGGACCAAAAG CCTGCAGACACATACCTGGTCCAGGTGTATAACCTCACCCTTCTGTGTTCAGAGGAGTACATCATAGAGCCCCAGTCAGTCCATTTCCTGGTGCAGCATGGATTTGACTTCAACAAGCAGTACAGCCGTGGAATCCCGTACTGCAAGGGCAACAATAAG ggaggggcagatgACCGTGGTGTCCACATCCGAGCACTGTTCACTGAACTGCTGCGTGCTAGGAAGCCCCTGGTGCTGCACAATGGCCTCATTGACATGGCTTTTCTGTACCAG AGTTTTTATGCCCACCTGCCTGAGCGCCTGGCCACCTTCACTGCTGACCTGTCAGAGATGTTCCCTGCTGGGATATATGACACCAAATATATCACAGAATTTGAGCTTCGACTCGCTGCCTCCTATCTAGAGTATGCCTACAAGAAATG TAAACTGGATAATGATCGCAGTGTGGACTCAAAAATGACTGGATCTCATGTTCACCTAGAGTTCTGTCGGTACGCTGGTCACATGTCCACATACGTGGACTACAGAGAGTGCCCCGCTGTAGCCTCCACTGAGGGACAGACTGACATCTGTCAGCGCTTCTCT GCATTTGGTTGGTGTCCAAATGGCACCCAGTGTCCATTATCCCATGACACAGACCGTATCATCCTCCAGGATGAGAAAAACAAggaggacaagaggaagaaaaggaaccgacagagagagaagaagagaagtggAGCAGAGGGCCCCTCCATCTTTGACGGTGCTCCCGAAAACAAAATGCCCAACGTGGAAGTGGATCCAAAAAATACTCCAGGACACCAACAAGGGACACCTGCTAAGTTGGGTCCAGACATTGTGCCGGCAATTCACTATGATGGAAACACCCCGCAGAATGAAGGAAAGAGCTTGGAAACTGCCAGTAAGGGGAACAGTGTGTGTGGTGACAGCACACACTCCAACAACTCAGCAACACAAAATGactcaaacacaaaaagtgGAGAAAGTGGGACAGGagcaggcagagaaaagtttgaTGGGCACTCAGCTTGGATTGATGCCCAGAAGAAGAATGCTGATGCAGGGACACATCGGGCGGGGTTCGACGCCTTTATGACAGGATACATCTTTTCCTACTCCTGCACCTTCATCAGGAAGGAAGAGGCTAGAGAAGGAGACAAGGagcaaaaggaggaggaggagcagtcaTGGATTCCTACGTGCCTTAACAAGGTCTATCTGAGCGGCAAGGCAGTGCCTCTCAACGTGGTAAAGAGCACCTTCTCCAAGTCGTCCAAGGCCCACATGCAGAAGATGGAGATGGTGTGGGGTGGAAGAATGTAG
- the LOC115796009 gene encoding transmembrane protein 53-like, with protein MAADEIDYNIVFPDAGTSERHWQGTKEPVVILLGWAGCKDKHLSKYSSIYNEQGCVTIRYTAPLKTVFISESFGYKELRSTALKLLEILYDYEVENSPVFFHTFSNGGFMLYRYIVELLHNDRQFSSLSVVGAVVDSAPGSGNVRGALRALTATLGPKINPVLRYILLVLFAVTVFLLRIVLYPLTKYIHKNHYDAVQDRPPAWPHFFLYSRDDQVIRHRDVEVFLETLKQKGIPVDSFDFVSSPHVGHFRDFPEQYALKCHDFLIACMKDLEETETRRRRRVESQ; from the exons ATGGCAGCCGATGAAATCGACTACAACATCGTGTTTCCAGATGCGGGGACATCGG AGAGACACTGGCAGGGGACAAAGGAGCCAGTTGTGATACTATTGGGCTGGGCTGGATGCAAAGACAAGCACCTCTCCAAATACAGCTCCATCTACAATGAACAG GGCTGTGTCACCATCCGCTATACAGCGCCTTTAAAGACGGTCTTCATCTCGGAGTCATTTGGATACAAGGAGCTGAGAAGCACGGCTCTCAAACTGCTGGAGATCCTCTATGACTATGAGGTGGAGAACAGTCCTGTTTTCTTTCACACGTTCAGCAATGGCGGCTTCATGCTGTACCGTTACATTGTAGAGCTGCTGCACAACGACAGACAGTTCAGTTCGCTGTCTGTCGTTGGGGCCGTCGTGGACAGCGCCCCGGGTAGCGGGAACGTCCGTGGGGCTCTACGTGCACTGACAGCCACCTTAGGCCCCAAAATAAATCCAGTTTTAAGGTACATCCTCCTAGTGCTTTTTGCTGTGACTGTTTTCCTTTTGCGAATTGTGCTATACCCCTTGACCAAGTACATTCACAAGAACCACTATGATGCCGTGCAGGACAGGCCGCCTGCCTGGCCTCATTTCTTCCTGTACTCCAGAGATGACCAGGTGATAAGGCACAGGGATGTTGAGGTTTTTTTGGAGACTTTGAAGCAGAAAGGCATCCCTGTGGACAGTTTTGATTTTGTCTCCAGCCCCCATGTTGGCCATTTCCGGGATTTTCCTGAGCAGTACGCTCTCAAGTGCCACGACTTCCTGATTGCCTGCATGAAGGACTTGGAAGAGACTGAAACAAGAAGGAGACGACGTGTCGAAAGTCAGTGA